The Drosophila sulfurigaster albostrigata strain 15112-1811.04 chromosome 3, ASM2355843v2, whole genome shotgun sequence genomic sequence CAAGGAGCTCATCGTAAGCATTCAGATTGGcagccaatgccaatgccccTTATGCTGGAtaccacatgccacatgccgcgtGTGCTGTAATTGATTGGCATGCTCTTTACATGACGGCGTGATAAATGCGAAAATGAAATACGAGCCATGCTAGATGTTAACACTTTTACACGCACGTTGGCATTGACTTGGCCGTTTCCGTTTTTCGCTGACCCATTGCCCGCAATCCTGgtgcgcagcagcagcagcagcttagcAGCTAAACACTTAAACAATGACACGAAGCTATTTAAATGTGTACGCATTATGTATGCAGGACGCCAAAAAATCTATTAGCCATTTCCGCTCCACACAAGAGGAAGCAATACATAAATCAAGGACAGCGTCTTGGCCTTGTGGTTACAACGCCCCACACAACTGACCAAATATAACTCCCTAAGTATTCAAATTACGCGGGTCaggcaaatatttgatatgcaaaccccagagagagagagagagctaaaGAAACGTGCGGCATTGaacttgaaaatgttttcactTTTGTGAAGGACGAAGAGGCACAAGAAAGTAATCAAATCAAAGAGAAGTAAACAGCATGTAATACAGAAATTAACCTTGATAAGAAACCAAGTgcacaaaaagtgcaaaaggATTGCATATTAATTGCAGCAGTTGCACCACAAACCGCAATTAAAACGGGCAGCCATTGGGAACGCCACCTGAGCAGGTTGTAATTACCACGTCAAACGCAAAACGATTTAGCTGCAACTTCGTTGCTCGAACTCGTACTCCAACGCCTCCTCCTCTTTCCTCATTCAGCTGGAAAGTGGCAGCGGAAGTGGCTGCTAAACGCCAGTTAAGCTCAGTCAACTTGTAACAATCTAACAATGTTCTTATGTCATTAATTTAAGTGCTCTTTGCACCTTACACCTTTAGATTAATCTCTATTAACCTGTATTGTAGCCCCATGCACTTTGCCATTATAACCGAGAGCATATTGGGACTGCAGATGTTGTGTCTGAAGCGCAAGATAACGCTGCTGAAGAATAATGAGACGTATCAATGTCCCTATGGTCTGAAGACGCAGCTTCATCCGCTAATATCGTTGATGCAACATTCAAGTGCCAACATGCACGATGTGAGCAACAAGATTATTGGCATCTGTCAGCACCAAGACATAAAGTATTGTTAAAATCAATTTCCACCTTAGAAATTTTACTGAcgtgtgtttcttttttagcATTCGCAACTACAGCATCGAATATCTCCGTCCAGTCTTTCTCTATGTGCTCTGCAATCCGCAAACACTCCACGATGTGAAGCCCATTTGGACCTGTTTACTTGCTCTCAGTCACAAGCAGCCGGAGGCACGAGCACTCATGCAGGAGCTGCTGTCGTGGAGCAAATTCAATAATGCCAGCACTTGTTTGTGCACCAGCATTTTGGTCATCGAGGCTATCGATTACTTCCTGCAGCAGGCGGACCATGCCCAGTCCATTGATCTGTGCATTTATCAGGCGCTGCTCATAAAGCAGTTGGCTCACTACGGCATCGATCCGCGTCCAAGTTTGCAGTGTTTGTTGCGCGTGTTGCATGCAACGCGCGAACACACGCGTAATCATTATCAcgtgctgctggtgctgctcgCCGAATGCCTGCATGTGCTATCGCCTTTCTATTTGGCCGATCTGCTGCGCATTATTGTGTTTGTGGTGGTGCAGGAGCGCTGTGGCCATGAATACATTCTGAACATGTGTCTGGACGGCATCATTCAGTGGATGTCTCAGACTGCATTCATACCCGCAGAGGGCCTAGCGCTGGCGCATCAAATTGTCCAGCGTGTGCTCGACCAGCAAAAGCAACCGAAGGATGGCAacgaggtggaggaggagttTGCAACACGCATCTGCACAAAGGAGTTGCAACCGGCGCATATGCGCAACTATCATCCAGACATTGCCATAGCCTTCGATCTGGCCAATCTGGTGGAATCTTTCGATGTATCCGAGAACAAGGATGTCTTTGCATTTGTCGATGCACTCAATGTTAAAGCGAACACTGCCTTTTGTCAGCgactgcatttgtttttgcgcGCTCTGTTTCTGTCGCGCGAACCACCTGTTGACTGCTGGTTCAAGATCTACGAGGTCATCTTACAGATTATCAAAGTCAATGAGAGTATTGCCTACGATTTCCTCATGACGTACATCTTCAAGTTGGCGCATGAACATAATCCGGAGCTTCAGCTGGAGCTGCTACGCGGTCTGTCCAGTTTTGCAGTGTCGAAGGTAAGATTCGAATTCATTCTGATAAACACAACTAATTCACATTTATTCTTCAGGATAATGTGCCCATGATTCTCAACACTATAAGGAATTTGTCGTCGGATAATGCCACTTTCTGTGTCGATTTGTATCTGCGTCTGTGGCGAGTGGAGACACGCACTTATCCTTTCTTGCTGAAGCAAATCGCACAGCCGCTGCCGGACAACGACAAACGATGGGAGCTGGAAGTCGCTCGAACTCATGCCATGCGCGAAATCTGCCAGGAAAAGTAATTTATCGTTATACTTTATACATTAACAATGGCTTACAATTTCTACCTTCTTGTTTAGACCTACTTTACATGGTTCCGAGCTACTGCCACATTTGAGCAACACGCTGAACAGCTGCACTGACGATTCTGGGGATCTGGCCACTTCTCTGGCACTGGATGCAATTTATGCCTTGTGTGACAGTCATACTGTGAATATTGCCTCTACTTGGCAGGCATTGGGCAGCAAGTTTAGGGCTGAGCAAAGGCCACAGACTTTGAAATCCCTCTATCACCTATTTGGACTTGTGCCGCTGCTGCAAACCCCAACGCTGGAGTACGAGAAACTGGCAGATGATGCACTAGAACAGCTATGGCAGGCTATCAGTCGTCCAAATACGGATGCCACACAGGTGCGAAATGCACTTGCAGCACTCAAGAGCTACGAGCCGGGCAACACACTGTGTCTACGTCACATTCCGCCGCAGTTTCGTTTCGAAATTGTGGGAGGTGGTGCCGTTGTGCCTGGCACTCGAGAGGTTGTTAATCTGCAAGAACAAGACACCATACCGGGTGAGGTATgggtgcagctgctgcaaaagATACGACCAGAGTGtggtgatgctgctgctgatctgATAGCCCATTATGTGGGCAACGAAATCAGTGGCTTCCGCAGCGGTGTCTATCGTCTGCCCGAGGGGAAACCCGAGCCTCGCAAGCTGGTTGGTCTTTTTGCCACCAGTCCGCTACGTGCTGTCAGCAATTATCTAGTGAGTCAATCACGATTCGGCGACTATGTGCCCGAGCCGTATGCCGTGACCTTTGCACTGCGTGCGCTCTCTAAGCGCTTTTCGAAGCCAATACCACCGATGGATTGGAGCTGCCTGACCAGCTTTTTCCACCTGTCCTTCGATGCTCGCAAATACTGCATCATGATTGCTAAGAATCAGGCACTTCACAGCGGCACAGCTCGACGACTGCTGGAGAATTTCTTAGCCGACTTTGAACCCAATTGCTTTGAGGAGGATCTGTTGCTATTGTTCTCGTTGCTGCCGGAAATCGGAAACAGCGTGAGCCTGCAAATCTTAAAGAATTTTGCCGAAAAGGTGGCAGTCTACTGCTTTAAGGAATCACAGCTAAATGACTTCGCCGAGGGTAAGTTGATGACCATCACACTTTCTTTAAATGCTTTCTGAAACTCTTGCATTGCAGGCTGTTTGTTTGAGAAGTTTTTGGACAGCGTCAAGTATATATTCACAGACaaatgtgagatacccgaaGTACTGGATGTATTCACACTAATTGTGGAGCGTTACATGGACTCAATGAATCTAGATTCCAGACTATTTGAACGTTACACCGAAGTGGTGTCAGTGCTGCATCCCAATGCCATTGATGGCCTGACCACGCCAGCGAATTGGTGGGAAACACCAGCTGGAAAGCTAAAGAAGGCGACCATTATTCGCTGTTATCTGGTATTGTATAACGAAAAACTGCCGAACCCCTTGAAATGGTTAGCTCCCATCATTGATGCCTATGAACGTCGAGCGGAGGAACGTTCCTTCTTCTATCGCCACCTGGCCGCCACTCTGTATGCCTTTGGCAGCGATGAGCATGCCTGTAACTGGATTATGGAGATATTTGTGGAAATACAAATGTTGCTCGCAGAGGCGTCCAACAAAGAAAAACTCGCTAGAGCCTTGTATCTACTTGATATATTCATATTGGCTGTGGATATACTATCTGGCTGTGGTGTACTGCTGGGCAGTGTTGACGTTGTAGCCACGGATGGCAAGGAGCGTTTTAATCTATTTCCAGAGAGCTTGCAATATCTTTGCGATCACATTTTTTGGAAGGACCAAGAGGCAAAGGTGAGCGCATACTCAAAATGTATCCGATCAATATATTGAATTCCCcattttaatttcagattTACGAGTTCCTATACAATCTATATAAACATGCATCGATTCCCCTCGCATTTGCTGCCATTTTCAAAGAAGCGATTATCTGCTCGAGAAATAAACCTTACTTTGACAACAAAGGAGTGTGGACCAAATACGTTGGCCTGAGAAAATGAATATGAGAGCTAAACCAATTTGACAGAAAACAAAGAATTAACCCAGCAACATAAAGTGCACTTATTGTTACAGTTAAAACTTCAATCCATTTTTATAGCTTCTTGTGCGatatttgttgaatttattaaatgaattttagcattcaatttgaaattatttgaatagatTTCCTTCTAACCTATTTGAAATCTGACTGATAACAAGCTTTTTAAAATGACGCGCCCTTTTGAACagtgtttatttaatatactaaatgaagTGTAACCAGGTGTTGATTATATGGAAATttgtatattggtatattttagaagaTAACAGCTGTTTAGATATTTAATGAAAGTTAATTTCCTAAGATAAATGGTCTGAGCTCATctaatagtatatatttatataaaattaaataatatatagtaattatattatttggctACATCAAATCATCGGTGCTTGCTGTAAGAAATCGATTTTCAAAAAGCTTACAAAATCTTCGATACatcgatagtgccatcgatGTGTCTCCACCTCTAGTATCAACAATcctaaattattataaaccGCAATATGTTTCTCGcgaaattaacataatttaatagatttgcatttgaataattgattaaaattgtCACGTGAGTGAAAATACACATAGTGAAGAAAACTGTGAAGAACCAAAGAACGTCTGTTAAAGGTGCGACTAACAAATAAACGTAAACAATGGACGATATTAAGTTGGCAAAGGTAAGTAAATGCCTGCATACACAGAACTTTGTATAGTATGTAAGCAGTTTTTAATCAATGTGGAGATACGCCAAATTGCGGATGTAATCGCGATAATCTGCTTCCCGCACCTGTCCTGTGCTCAGCTGTGAGTCATGCACCTAGCAGCAGCTTTTTATGCTATATTCAAAATCGATGCTTAGGTGGAACCTATTCCTGTACCACAACAAcggcagacaacaacaaaaatcgacCACCCGACTGCGAGTAGCCCTTTTCGCCACACACCCATCAGTTGGATAGGGCCAAGGACGAGACAGATTTTGTGGTCGTCGAGACTGCTTTTCCATTTAATATCGACTCGAACTACACCTGTTCATAAACATCTATAAACATGATGAGTGTAAAACATGCGCATAAACCCAACCAACGAATCTGGACGTAAATAAACCCAGTTTTGCCGCCACCGTGCACAAGTCTCTCATTTACTCCACGTTCCCACACAGGCGCAGATGCTCACACATATACATTGTACTTGAATGTGTTGTTAAGCTTTTCTTATCGCAAAATCTGCAAGACCTTGCTACTGTTTTTGTTACTGACCTCAACGCCCTTTTTTTTGAGCCCTTATAAAAGTAACTATTCAAGATAAGAATATTTACTGCAGAAGAAAGGgtataatttgataattgaaataaatttatgttaaataacttaaacttattgtaaattgaaaattcattcatcaggttaatgtaaatattattgacTACTCCGCGATTTTTCATATGCGCGTGCATTCATTGCACTGTGTAAGCGCGCCTCATCACTGTGAGAGAAAATGTCCCAGCAATGCGAAAATTTCCCCAACAGACAAATGTCCAATTCCACTCGTAGCACGCTTTTAGGCGCGCGCCTTTCACAGTCGTCGGTTGCGTTCGTCTGAAGCGGTCGTCGTTAAAGTGGCGCTTCTGTTTTTGGTTCTTTGCCAAGTTGATAGCacctacaacagcaacaacacgctTCGGTTGTGCGTGGAGGGGCGGTGACAGCCACCAATAACAAAGtagcatacataaataaatatgtaggGTTATTGGAATAGTGGACGAAGCGAAAAGTGAAAGTATAAACGAACCCCCACCCATCGCGCCCTTTTTGGACAAAGCATTCACGTGATTTGATTTAAAGCTAAACCGAAGCTGTTggtaatttgtttgttatttgtggGGGAACTCCTGCtgttttggcatttaatttaaaatcaataaacgcTTAGCGAGTTTACCGagtgcaaacacaacaaatagcAGCACTTTTAGCATCCGTCAACGTGAGTGACAATGGATTTCACCAGATTCATGAATAAATTCAACGAAATCGAACGCCAGCTGTCGCCTACATCGGCGCTCCGCCTGAGCTTCGATAATATATCGCCGGAGAGCGAAGAGCCGCCGACGGATGGCAAACGATTGTGGGGAATGCCAGTGCCGCCCTTTGTCTCCGATAAGGTCGTCTCCTGGATCGAAGAAGAGTTCAACGAGGCACCCGTCTACTACAACGGCAACTGTGTCCTCAAAAAGGTAAAGACCCCGTCTGTCCCCCGTCGCCACCCCAAAGTCTGCTAATTTCCTTTGTTCCTTTATGCAAAtgtgcagcaaaaaaaaacaacaataaaatagaagggaaaacaagaaaaagtaATCAAGCGCAATCCAGCtaatttttttgctctttattTTTCACGTTccttttgtttcatttcgaAACACCGCCGGGCAACTCTACGGCCCGGAATATGCAAATTGGCCCGCATTACCAGACCAACGACAATATGCTGAGATTCCTGACATTATGCGAGAACAAGAGtccttatatatattttatatatataggtCAGAGCCATCGATGCTTGCAGCCCAGCAAGTGCTCAACCATCCTGGCCATCATCCTCATTGCTATGCGTCATTGTTGGCTTTGTGTCTTCAGTCTCTGCAGTCTGCAGCTGGCActtgaaatacaaattgttgcacTGTTGCACGCTTTGCAATGCTGCCCCACTCGAGCCAgggcaattaaataaatgaggTTTCTCTGCAACGGATGGGCTTTCTTTCTCACCATTGCGTTTGCCCACTGACATTTAAAAGACAACGAAAGCTGTTGCATATGAAATGAGTTTAATAGCGTTTCGCATGCCTTTAATCATGCTTGATTGCCTTGCCGTGGAATTAAGAGATtctgcataaaaatatatacattttcttGGAATCCTCAAAGACCACTTGATGGCATATcaaagccaaaaaacaaaaactgctGGTTTTGCCCTAGGCGTTGGGCTAATGAAGCAAGTCAATCGTTCAGCAGGaccttttttgtgtgtgtgaatagaAGGACTTGTTACTTACTGAGAATGATGGCATTGCGGCATGTTCTACTCGGTTTCATATTGCTTATTTGAGTCTATTACTTTAAATGTAATCAATCTTAAATCCTGCACAGTCATCCGACCTTTCGCTGGGGGAAATTTCACAGACATCAGATAAATCTTGGCACATCAATTTGTCTTAGTCTCGTTTGGAAATGTGGCTAAAATGTGGTTTAtgcaatgcaataaataaacacttgGGATAAACACGttggaatttaaataaatttcgcaAATCCGAGatgtatttcaaatgataaaaatagaacaaaaggTTTATGATACTCATGATAATAAAATCTTTCGGCGAAAAAGGATATCAGCACATAAAATACTTTGGATAAACAGTTTGGATTTTAACTTTTCAATTCCTGGAtgtatttgataaaaatagaagaaaaggTTTATGATACTCATGGTAATACAGTCTTTCAGCTAGAAAGGATACCAGCACAGCaaattatcaaatataatatcaacATGTCAAAATCTTCTTTTAACTTTTGGGAAGAAAGGATACCAGTGcctttaataatataatatcaacatttttttaa encodes the following:
- the LOC133842072 gene encoding focadhesin; the protein is MEDFSSIKPNSSVVKLAACLEKIYNKIVESKEKQIAEQQIKEIEFLKTQCKHEHMQLSLMSCQTLVRLVDEGVLDANSVQNTLLSMLPNAGPMHFAIITESILGLQMLCLKRKITLLKNNETYQCPYGLKTQLHPLISLMQHSSANMHDVSNKIIGICQHQDINIRNYSIEYLRPVFLYVLCNPQTLHDVKPIWTCLLALSHKQPEARALMQELLSWSKFNNASTCLCTSILVIEAIDYFLQQADHAQSIDLCIYQALLIKQLAHYGIDPRPSLQCLLRVLHATREHTRNHYHVLLVLLAECLHVLSPFYLADLLRIIVFVVVQERCGHEYILNMCLDGIIQWMSQTAFIPAEGLALAHQIVQRVLDQQKQPKDGNEVEEEFATRICTKELQPAHMRNYHPDIAIAFDLANLVESFDVSENKDVFAFVDALNVKANTAFCQRLHLFLRALFLSREPPVDCWFKIYEVILQIIKVNESIAYDFLMTYIFKLAHEHNPELQLELLRGLSSFAVSKDNVPMILNTIRNLSSDNATFCVDLYLRLWRVETRTYPFLLKQIAQPLPDNDKRWELEVARTHAMREICQEKPTLHGSELLPHLSNTLNSCTDDSGDLATSLALDAIYALCDSHTVNIASTWQALGSKFRAEQRPQTLKSLYHLFGLVPLLQTPTLEYEKLADDALEQLWQAISRPNTDATQVRNALAALKSYEPGNTLCLRHIPPQFRFEIVGGGAVVPGTREVVNLQEQDTIPGEVWVQLLQKIRPECGDAAADLIAHYVGNEISGFRSGVYRLPEGKPEPRKLVGLFATSPLRAVSNYLVSQSRFGDYVPEPYAVTFALRALSKRFSKPIPPMDWSCLTSFFHLSFDARKYCIMIAKNQALHSGTARRLLENFLADFEPNCFEEDLLLLFSLLPEIGNSVSLQILKNFAEKVAVYCFKESQLNDFAEGCLFEKFLDSVKYIFTDKCEIPEVLDVFTLIVERYMDSMNLDSRLFERYTEVVSVLHPNAIDGLTTPANWWETPAGKLKKATIIRCYLVLYNEKLPNPLKWLAPIIDAYERRAEERSFFYRHLAATLYAFGSDEHACNWIMEIFVEIQMLLAEASNKEKLARALYLLDIFILAVDILSGCGVLLGSVDVVATDGKERFNLFPESLQYLCDHIFWKDQEAKIYEFLYNLYKHASIPLAFAAIFKEAIICSRNKPYFDNKGVWTKYVGLRK